Part of the Burkholderia sp. FERM BP-3421 genome, GAGGGCGTCGGGTCGATGCACGATCCAGGCGTTCATGTTGGAAGTGCTGCCCGATGCGGCGGAGCCGGCCCGGGTGCTGGCCGGCGAATTGATCGGGGCGACGTTCGGCGCGGTGGGGAAGCAGTTCTCGGAGCAGCCCCGGACCCCGGCGGAAATCGACGTCTATGCCGAGGCGATGGCGGAGATGTTCTGGGCGTATCTGGAGCGGGTGCGGGAGGGATGAGGCGCGCACACCCGGCCTTTCGTGGAATGGCACGCGCGGCCATGCCGCCGCGGTCGGCTCCCGGATCCCGCCCGCCCGGCGGCAAGCTCAGCCGTCTGCGCCGACATCGCAGAACTGCACGCGGGCGATGCGCTCGAGTTCCTCCGGCGCGAGTTTCATCGCGCAGAACTCGCTGCCGCCGGAACCATAAACGAACGAGGCATCCCTGACTCTCCGGCTGATCACCCGGTAGGTGCAGTGGTCGAGGGCGATGGGCGGGACGCCGCCGATCACATATCCCGTGATCCGGGTGACTTCCTCGGGGCTGGCGAAGCGCAGGTTCTTCAGGCCGGTCGCATCGCGCAGCTTTTTCTGATCGATGCGCTCATCGCCGCGGATCAGGACGCCCGCGCTGTCGCCGGTCTGCTTGTCGACGAGAATCATCATCTTCAGGATGAGGCTGGCGTCCACGCCGAGGGCGAGCGCCGCGTCCGCGGTGGCCTTGCCGCTGGTGTCGTGCGGAATGATCTCTATCGCGACGCCGAGCCTGGCCGCCTCTCGACGCGCTTTGTCAGTATCGTCCTTGACCATCGATGTCCTCGCTTCGCATGTCATGAGCGGCCGTCGGCAGTTCCCTATTTCTCAGGGGCGATCTTGGTTGGGAAGTCATGCCGCGGTGCGACGGCGCGAGAATCCGAGCCGCGCGTGCCGGACCCATCATTGCACAAGACAGGTCGACGCACCCGGCTCAACCCCAGGGATAACCCCCGATAAACATCCTTTATCGCAGTGAAAAATTCCGCATCTTATTGACGTTGATTTGGCTGGCTATAGTGGCCCGCTTCACGCATCCGCCGCCGGATGCCCGAGCACCCCACGGAGCCCGCCATGAGCGACACACGTTTCACCGAGATCGACGATCTCGCGCCGGCCGCGGCCGGCCTGCGCGAGATTCGCCACCACATCCACCGCCACCCCGAACTCGCCTACGAGGAAGTCGCCACGGCGGCGCTCGTCGCCGAGCGGCTCGAAGCGTGGGGCTGGCAGGTCACGCGCGGCGTCGGCCGGACGGGCGTGGTCGGCACGCTGAAGGTGGGA contains:
- a CDS encoding aminoacyl-tRNA deacylase yields the protein MVKDDTDKARREAARLGVAIEIIPHDTSGKATADAALALGVDASLILKMMILVDKQTGDSAGVLIRGDERIDQKKLRDATGLKNLRFASPEEVTRITGYVIGGVPPIALDHCTYRVISRRVRDASFVYGSGGSEFCAMKLAPEELERIARVQFCDVGADG